Proteins encoded within one genomic window of Gloeobacter kilaueensis JS1:
- a CDS encoding type I polyketide synthase: protein MNELHYDDTNAIAIVGMAGRFPGAADLERFWQNLKAGVESIHFMDDAELRQAGVSEERLKDPHYVKAAPLLDDIERFDASFFGYSPGEAIALDPQQRLFLECAWEALEQAGYNPENYPGAVGLYGGIGINTYMLYSRHYPDLSGDFLTSLAGCSPDFLATRVSYKLNLKGPSVTVQTACSTALVAVHMACQSLLSGESDMALAGAVSLWILPKSGYTYQEGGIVSPDGHCRAFDAEASGTLFGNGVGLVVLKRLEEALTDGDHIHAVIRASAINNDGGGKVGYTATSVEGQAQVIGEALALSGVDPETIGYVEAHGTGTALGDPIEVAGLTRAFRAGTTRRGYCALGSVKTNIGHMGVASGIAGLLKAVLSVEAGIVPPSLHFQNPNPQIDFAASPFFVNTEARPWPVTGTPRRAGVSSLGIGGTNAHAILEEAPAPLPTSPARNGQLLVLSARSPAALDRARAALAAYLETHPNADLADMSYTLQVGRKAFDYRWAGVVQDHGQARSQLQEAIEARRAAVRPVSFLFSGQGAQHLQMAAGLYRDEPVFRDLIDQQAALLKPWLGLDLRQLLYPLPGQEDAARTRLTQTRFAQPALFAVEYALARLWQGWGIEPVALLGHSLGEYVAACVAGIFSLTDALALVAVRGRLMQQLPPGRMLAIRLPLTEIEALLDDELALAAHNGPLRAVVSGSPERIEKLQADLVARGVECRLLHTSHAFHSQAVVGVVELFRQQLRTVVLKPPQIPLLSNLTGTWLTAAEATDPEYWICHLRQPVRFAEGLAHLSELPENILLEVGPGSTLATLAQEHPALADHSILSSLPHPRSEENDRLHLLTSLGQLWRAGVSIDWQHFYGQERRHRLALPTYPFERQRYWLEPLAPPVPTETALHPLIERRQHSPRQTGEQFVARLSTAWLPYLADHRVHELTILPGAAFLEAATAAARLSFPDQAVQLEAVAIEEPLVLSESETRDFHLLLERREARMTDFEIHSREEGASSDLPWIRHASGTIRSGLFLKKEPLRPPAPIREGLPEVEVQAFYRALTAKGLAHGPAFQGIVRLWRSADEALAQLQLPASLSATGNYAIHPALLDSFLQVSLATLPESDTDIYLPLAFEQVRLIGPLPASLWAHARRRAGADDGETFLIDLDLLGEEGEVAAQVRGLLAKRAPLAALGQGQSQWRNWLYGIEWQPQPLPQENTIQPGGDWLVVAAGTSGAAIVDALEQRGQTATLLLPNAPDLARQIAGRTGILYLASDTKDELESAWQQNCAPLLPLVRGCVQIAGSDVPPRLYLVTQGAQVIESQENPVLEHIPLWGLGRVIAQEHPELWGGLIDLDPAFDPEAAATALVTQLFSPDDEDQIALRGDARYVARLVRQKVEGGESLSVRADGTYLITGGLGALGLQVARYLVERGARHLVLVGRNPPSVTAQTVLDELTASGATVSPVQADVSIAGEVEQLLAEIRQEHPPIVGILHAAGVLDDGVIDKLDWSRFERVLAAKAAGAWHLHRLTQGDPLELFVLFSSIASLLGSPGQANYAAANAFLDGLAQHRLSQALPALSINWGPWAEVGMAARLDAQRHPWLSQGLETIPPEQALAALAGLTGTGTASLAVMPVRWQAFLAQFPAGHLPPLLRTVSAASSPAAGPVLNLTQQLEQALPGERRSLLVAHLRDQAARVLGIAEGDNLDIRQPLHSLGLDSLLALNLTRQLGAALGRSLSATLLFNYPTVEGLAAHLAEEVLGLGEPEASAAPASEDGLDRLAAQLQTLSESELEALLLEKLEGL, encoded by the coding sequence ATGAACGAGCTGCACTACGACGACACGAACGCCATCGCTATCGTCGGTATGGCGGGCCGCTTTCCGGGAGCGGCGGATCTGGAGCGCTTCTGGCAGAACCTGAAAGCGGGTGTCGAGTCCATTCACTTCATGGACGATGCAGAACTGCGGCAGGCCGGGGTGAGCGAGGAGCGCCTGAAAGACCCGCACTACGTCAAGGCCGCTCCCCTGCTGGACGATATCGAGCGGTTCGATGCCAGCTTTTTTGGCTACTCCCCCGGCGAAGCTATCGCCCTCGATCCGCAGCAGCGGCTCTTTCTCGAATGCGCCTGGGAAGCCCTGGAGCAGGCGGGCTACAACCCGGAGAACTATCCGGGAGCGGTTGGCCTCTACGGTGGCATCGGCATCAACACCTACATGCTCTACAGCCGCCACTACCCGGATCTGAGCGGCGATTTTCTCACCTCACTGGCGGGCTGCTCGCCGGATTTTCTCGCCACCCGCGTCTCCTACAAGCTCAACTTAAAAGGCCCGAGCGTCACCGTCCAGACCGCCTGCTCGACGGCCCTGGTAGCCGTCCACATGGCCTGCCAGAGTTTGCTCTCGGGCGAAAGTGACATGGCCCTGGCAGGAGCTGTCTCCCTCTGGATTTTGCCCAAGAGCGGCTACACCTACCAGGAGGGGGGCATCGTCTCCCCGGACGGCCACTGCCGCGCCTTCGACGCCGAGGCATCGGGCACGCTCTTTGGCAACGGCGTCGGCCTGGTCGTCCTCAAGCGGCTGGAAGAAGCGCTCACCGACGGCGACCACATCCACGCCGTCATCCGCGCCTCGGCGATCAACAACGACGGCGGCGGCAAGGTGGGCTACACGGCCACCAGCGTCGAGGGCCAGGCCCAGGTGATCGGCGAAGCGCTGGCCCTCTCCGGCGTGGACCCGGAAACGATCGGCTACGTCGAAGCCCACGGCACCGGTACCGCCCTGGGCGATCCGATCGAAGTGGCCGGGCTCACCAGAGCCTTTCGCGCCGGTACGACCCGCCGGGGATACTGCGCCCTGGGCTCGGTCAAGACCAACATCGGCCACATGGGCGTCGCCTCCGGCATCGCCGGATTGCTCAAGGCCGTCTTGAGCGTCGAAGCGGGAATCGTACCGCCCAGCCTGCACTTTCAGAACCCCAACCCGCAGATCGACTTTGCGGCCAGTCCTTTCTTCGTCAACACCGAGGCGCGGCCCTGGCCGGTGACGGGTACCCCCCGGCGGGCAGGCGTGAGTTCCCTGGGCATCGGCGGCACCAACGCCCACGCCATTCTCGAAGAGGCACCGGCACCGCTTCCCACTTCCCCGGCGCGCAACGGACAGTTGCTGGTGCTCTCGGCCCGCAGCCCGGCAGCCCTGGACCGCGCCCGCGCCGCCCTGGCAGCGTATCTGGAAACCCATCCGAACGCAGACCTGGCGGATATGTCCTACACCCTGCAGGTGGGCCGCAAAGCCTTCGACTACCGCTGGGCCGGGGTGGTCCAGGATCACGGGCAGGCGCGCTCACAGTTGCAGGAGGCGATCGAAGCGCGCCGCGCTGCGGTCCGCCCGGTGAGTTTTCTTTTTTCTGGCCAGGGAGCCCAGCACCTGCAGATGGCGGCGGGGCTGTATCGGGACGAACCGGTTTTTCGCGACCTTATCGACCAGCAGGCGGCGCTGCTCAAGCCCTGGCTGGGCCTCGATTTGCGTCAGCTTCTCTATCCCCTGCCGGGTCAGGAGGATGCTGCCAGAACACGCCTTACCCAGACCCGCTTTGCCCAACCGGCCCTCTTTGCCGTCGAGTACGCCCTGGCCCGCCTCTGGCAGGGGTGGGGCATCGAACCTGTGGCATTGCTGGGTCACAGCCTGGGCGAGTACGTCGCCGCCTGTGTGGCGGGGATCTTTTCGCTCACCGACGCCCTGGCCCTGGTGGCTGTCCGTGGCCGGTTGATGCAGCAGTTGCCGCCGGGCCGGATGCTGGCGATTCGCCTGCCGCTCACCGAAATCGAAGCATTGCTGGACGATGAACTTGCCCTGGCGGCCCACAACGGTCCCCTGCGGGCGGTGGTCTCGGGTTCGCCCGAGCGGATCGAAAAGTTGCAGGCAGATCTGGTGGCGCGGGGCGTCGAATGCCGCCTGCTCCATACTTCCCACGCCTTTCACTCCCAGGCGGTAGTCGGGGTTGTGGAGCTGTTTCGCCAGCAACTGCGCACCGTCGTCCTCAAGCCGCCCCAGATCCCGCTCCTCTCTAACCTCACCGGCACCTGGCTCACGGCGGCGGAAGCCACCGACCCGGAGTACTGGATTTGCCACCTGCGCCAGCCGGTCCGCTTCGCCGAAGGACTCGCCCACCTGAGCGAGTTGCCGGAAAACATTCTGCTGGAGGTCGGCCCCGGCAGCACCCTCGCTACTCTTGCCCAGGAACATCCGGCCCTCGCCGACCATTCGATCCTCTCCTCGCTGCCCCATCCGCGCTCCGAAGAAAACGACCGCCTCCACCTGCTAACCAGTCTGGGACAGCTCTGGCGGGCGGGGGTGAGCATCGACTGGCAGCATTTCTACGGGCAGGAGCGGCGGCACCGCCTGGCCCTTCCGACCTATCCCTTCGAGCGGCAGCGCTACTGGCTCGAACCCCTTGCCCCGCCCGTTCCAACAGAAACAGCCCTCCATCCGCTCATCGAGCGCCGCCAGCATTCACCCAGACAAACGGGAGAGCAGTTCGTCGCCCGGCTCAGCACCGCCTGGCTGCCTTACCTCGCGGATCACCGTGTCCACGAACTGACGATTCTGCCTGGGGCAGCGTTTCTGGAAGCGGCAACGGCGGCGGCCCGGCTCAGCTTTCCTGACCAGGCGGTGCAACTGGAGGCGGTTGCGATCGAGGAGCCGCTGGTCCTGAGTGAGAGTGAGACTCGCGACTTTCACCTGCTCCTGGAGCGCCGGGAAGCGAGGATGACGGACTTCGAGATCCACAGCCGCGAAGAAGGAGCCAGTTCGGATCTGCCCTGGATTCGCCACGCGAGCGGCACGATTCGATCTGGGCTGTTTCTTAAAAAAGAACCGCTCCGACCACCTGCCCCGATTCGCGAAGGTTTGCCGGAGGTAGAAGTTCAAGCGTTCTACCGCGCCCTCACGGCAAAAGGACTGGCCCACGGCCCCGCTTTTCAAGGGATCGTCCGGCTCTGGCGCAGCGCGGACGAGGCGCTTGCCCAACTGCAACTGCCCGCAAGCCTGTCCGCTACCGGAAACTACGCCATCCACCCGGCCCTACTCGACAGCTTTTTGCAGGTTTCCCTCGCCACTTTGCCTGAGAGTGACACAGATATCTACCTGCCCCTCGCCTTCGAGCAGGTGCGGCTCATCGGTCCCCTTCCAGCCAGCCTCTGGGCTCACGCCCGCCGCCGGGCAGGAGCGGACGACGGCGAGACGTTCCTCATCGACCTCGATCTGTTGGGCGAAGAAGGGGAGGTAGCGGCGCAAGTACGGGGACTGCTTGCCAAGCGGGCTCCCCTCGCCGCCCTCGGTCAGGGCCAGTCCCAGTGGCGGAACTGGCTTTATGGCATCGAGTGGCAACCGCAGCCCCTCCCACAAGAGAATACGATCCAGCCCGGCGGCGACTGGCTGGTCGTCGCAGCGGGTACGAGCGGTGCGGCGATTGTGGATGCGCTGGAGCAACGGGGACAGACAGCTACGTTGCTTCTGCCGAATGCACCGGATCTGGCCCGTCAGATTGCCGGACGGACGGGCATTCTCTACCTGGCATCCGACACGAAAGATGAGCTGGAATCGGCCTGGCAACAAAATTGCGCGCCGCTGCTGCCCCTGGTGCGCGGATGCGTCCAGATCGCCGGTAGCGATGTGCCCCCGCGCCTCTATCTGGTGACGCAGGGTGCCCAGGTTATCGAGTCACAGGAAAACCCAGTTCTGGAACATATACCGCTCTGGGGATTGGGGCGGGTGATTGCCCAGGAGCATCCGGAACTCTGGGGCGGCCTCATCGACCTCGACCCCGCCTTCGATCCGGAAGCGGCAGCAACGGCCCTGGTAACGCAACTTTTCTCTCCAGACGACGAGGACCAGATTGCCCTGCGCGGGGACGCCCGCTACGTAGCCCGCCTCGTGCGCCAGAAAGTGGAAGGCGGGGAAAGTCTATCGGTGCGGGCGGATGGTACTTACTTGATCACAGGCGGCCTGGGAGCCCTCGGCCTGCAGGTTGCCCGCTATCTGGTCGAGCGGGGTGCCCGTCACCTGGTTCTCGTCGGACGCAATCCGCCCTCTGTGACAGCCCAGACAGTCCTGGACGAACTAACAGCGAGCGGTGCAACGGTATCCCCCGTGCAGGCAGACGTCTCCATCGCGGGCGAAGTCGAGCAGTTGCTGGCTGAAATTCGTCAGGAACATCCGCCCATCGTCGGCATCCTCCACGCCGCCGGGGTACTGGACGACGGGGTGATCGACAAGCTCGACTGGAGTCGCTTCGAGCGGGTGCTGGCAGCGAAGGCCGCCGGAGCCTGGCACCTGCACCGCCTCACCCAGGGCGATCCGCTGGAGCTGTTCGTGCTCTTCTCCTCGATCGCCTCGCTCCTGGGCTCCCCCGGCCAGGCCAACTACGCCGCCGCCAACGCTTTTCTCGACGGCCTGGCCCAGCACCGCCTTTCTCAGGCTCTGCCCGCCCTCAGCATCAACTGGGGACCGTGGGCCGAGGTGGGGATGGCCGCCCGTCTGGATGCCCAGCGCCACCCCTGGCTCAGTCAGGGACTGGAGACGATTCCGCCCGAGCAGGCGCTCGCCGCCCTCGCAGGGCTTACGGGCACTGGAACCGCCTCCCTCGCGGTGATGCCGGTGCGCTGGCAGGCTTTTCTCGCCCAGTTTCCCGCCGGTCATCTGCCGCCCCTGTTGAGAACGGTGAGTGCCGCTTCCTCGCCCGCTGCCGGGCCGGTGTTGAACCTGACGCAGCAACTGGAGCAGGCGCTGCCGGGGGAACGGCGCTCGCTGCTGGTGGCCCACCTGCGCGACCAGGCCGCCCGTGTCCTCGGGATAGCTGAGGGGGACAACCTCGACATCCGCCAGCCGCTGCATAGTCTCGGGCTCGATTCGCTGCTGGCCCTCAACCTCACCCGCCAGCTCGGGGCTGCCCTCGGGAGGAGCCTGAGTGCGACGCTGCTCTTCAACTACCCCACGGTCGAGGGGTTGGCTGCCCACCTGGCCGAGGAAGTACTCGGACTGGGTGAACCGGAAGCTTCTGCTGCCCCGGCTTCTGAGGACGGACTGGACAGGCTCGCAGCCCAGCTCCAGACGCTCTCGGAATCGGAGCTGGAGGCGCTGCTGTTAGAGAAGCTGGAGGGTCTTTAA
- a CDS encoding type I polyketide synthase translates to MSNATDRFAHLSPLQRALLKLEELQGKLTAANRARNEPIAVVGIGCRFPGGADSPESYWDLLKEGRDAIREVPEDRWDVEAFYDPELASPFKMNTRWGGFLEQVDRFDPDFFGLSKREAAGMDPQQRLLLEVSWEALEHAGIAPDKIAGSRTGVFIGLMTFDFFKLLNDPPARGSTGVANSIAANRLSYFFDLRGPSMVLDTACSSSLVTIDLACQSLRSGSSQIALAGGVNVILSPDATISSSQAGMMSPDGRCKSFDERANGYVRGEGCGIVVLKRLSDAVADGDRIWALIRGSAVNQDGRTNGLTAPNGLSQQAVLRAALDNAGVEAARIGYVEAHGTGTPLGDPIEVEAIKQVYGQNRPLDWPCLLGSAKTNIGHLESAAGIAALIKVVLCLHHRQIPPVVHFQNLNPNIVLEGTAFRIATALQPWPGGTDGPFAGVSSFGFGGTNAHVVLEAAPAPSIAVPEVTRPLHLLTLSARSAKALTVLASRLADYLEREPDLDLADVAATLNTGRTHFAHRLALIAASLPEARFLLATFAEGKQGAGLASARTGDSPPKFAFLFAGQGSQYGGMTRELYQTQPTFRRALDHCAQLTDGVLERPLLEVIFSDSGALDRTLYTQPALFALEYALVQLWRSWGVEPDAVLGHGLGEYVAACIAGVFSVEDGMKLVLGRAKLMEALPPGEEIAASVDLARLAESIPHSAPRLALLSNVSGDFFAPGKGPDSHYWCTHLRQPVRFDQQIQALAERQFSLFLEIGPSHTLSERGRRCLPEGSATWLSSLKKDTNDWQELLSALQALYLQGVAIDWQGFERDYPHQRLALPTYPFERRRCWLEPHEIKSYRGG, encoded by the coding sequence ATGTCGAATGCTACCGACCGCTTCGCCCACCTGAGTCCCCTGCAGCGCGCCCTGCTCAAGCTCGAAGAATTGCAGGGCAAACTCACGGCGGCCAACCGTGCCCGCAACGAGCCGATCGCGGTGGTGGGCATCGGCTGCCGCTTTCCGGGCGGCGCTGATAGCCCTGAGAGTTACTGGGATCTCCTCAAAGAAGGCCGCGACGCGATTCGGGAAGTGCCCGAAGACCGCTGGGATGTGGAAGCTTTTTACGATCCGGAGCTTGCCTCGCCCTTCAAGATGAATACGCGCTGGGGCGGCTTCCTGGAGCAGGTGGATCGCTTCGATCCGGATTTTTTTGGCCTCTCGAAGCGGGAGGCTGCCGGGATGGACCCCCAGCAGCGATTGCTCTTGGAGGTGAGTTGGGAAGCGCTCGAACACGCCGGGATCGCCCCGGACAAGATCGCCGGTAGCCGCACCGGCGTCTTTATCGGTCTGATGACCTTCGACTTTTTCAAGCTCCTGAACGACCCGCCCGCGCGCGGCAGCACCGGTGTCGCCAACAGCATCGCCGCCAACCGCCTCTCGTACTTTTTCGACCTGCGCGGTCCGAGCATGGTCCTCGACACCGCCTGCTCCTCGTCCCTCGTCACCATCGACCTCGCCTGTCAGAGCCTGAGGAGCGGCAGTTCCCAGATCGCCCTCGCCGGAGGGGTGAACGTGATTCTCTCGCCGGATGCGACGATCTCCTCCTCCCAGGCCGGGATGATGTCGCCGGACGGGCGCTGCAAGAGTTTCGACGAGCGCGCCAACGGCTACGTGCGCGGCGAGGGCTGCGGCATCGTCGTCCTCAAGCGCTTGAGCGACGCGGTGGCGGACGGCGATCGGATCTGGGCGCTCATCCGGGGTTCCGCTGTAAATCAGGATGGGCGCACCAACGGCCTCACCGCCCCGAACGGCCTTTCTCAGCAGGCGGTGCTGCGGGCTGCCCTCGACAATGCCGGAGTAGAAGCAGCCCGCATCGGCTACGTCGAAGCCCACGGCACCGGCACGCCCCTGGGCGATCCGATCGAAGTCGAGGCGATCAAGCAGGTCTACGGCCAGAATCGACCGCTCGATTGGCCCTGTCTGCTGGGTTCCGCCAAGACCAACATCGGCCACCTCGAAAGCGCCGCCGGGATCGCCGCTCTCATCAAAGTCGTCCTCTGCCTGCACCACCGCCAGATCCCGCCGGTCGTCCACTTTCAGAATCTCAACCCCAACATCGTCCTGGAGGGGACTGCCTTCCGGATCGCCACCGCCCTCCAGCCTTGGCCTGGGGGGACGGACGGCCCCTTTGCCGGGGTCAGCTCCTTTGGCTTCGGCGGCACCAACGCCCACGTCGTCCTCGAAGCGGCCCCAGCACCGTCCATTGCAGTTCCCGAAGTCACCCGTCCGCTGCACCTGCTCACCCTGAGCGCCCGCAGCGCAAAAGCCCTCACCGTCCTCGCTTCCCGCCTCGCCGACTATCTGGAAAGAGAACCGGATCTAGATCTGGCGGATGTGGCCGCCACGCTTAACACGGGCCGCACCCACTTCGCCCATCGCCTCGCCCTCATCGCCGCTTCTCTGCCAGAAGCCCGTTTCCTACTCGCAACTTTCGCGGAGGGCAAGCAAGGGGCGGGGCTCGCGAGCGCCCGCACGGGCGACAGCCCGCCGAAATTCGCCTTTCTTTTTGCCGGACAGGGTTCGCAGTACGGCGGCATGACCCGCGAACTCTACCAGACCCAGCCCACCTTCCGCCGCGCCCTCGATCACTGCGCCCAGCTCACGGACGGCGTGCTGGAGCGCCCGCTTCTGGAAGTGATCTTTTCTGACAGCGGCGCGCTCGATCGCACCCTCTACACCCAACCGGCCCTTTTTGCCCTCGAATACGCCCTCGTCCAGCTCTGGCGCTCCTGGGGAGTGGAGCCCGACGCGGTGTTAGGCCACGGCCTGGGCGAGTACGTCGCCGCCTGCATTGCCGGGGTGTTCAGCGTCGAGGACGGTATGAAGCTGGTGCTGGGCCGGGCAAAGCTGATGGAGGCATTGCCGCCCGGCGAGGAGATAGCAGCGTCAGTGGATCTGGCCCGGTTGGCCGAAAGCATTCCCCACAGCGCTCCCCGGCTCGCGTTGCTCTCCAACGTCTCCGGCGATTTCTTCGCCCCCGGCAAAGGGCCGGACAGCCACTACTGGTGTACCCACCTCCGCCAGCCGGTGCGCTTCGACCAGCAGATCCAGGCGCTCGCAGAGCGGCAGTTCAGCCTTTTTCTCGAAATCGGTCCCAGCCACACCCTGAGCGAGAGGGGCCGCCGCTGTTTGCCGGAAGGCAGTGCCACCTGGCTCTCCTCGCTCAAAAAAGACACGAACGACTGGCAGGAGCTACTTTCTGCCCTCCAGGCGCTTTATCTGCAGGGTGTCGCCATCGACTGGCAGGGCTTCGAGCGGGACTATCCCCACCAGCGGCTGGCGCTGCCGACCTATCCCTTCGAGCGGCGGCGCTGCTGGCTAGAGCCGCACGAAATCAAATCTTACCGGGGAGGATAA
- a CDS encoding hydroxymethylglutaryl-CoA synthase family protein, whose product MPIGIEKINLYAGRFATDAVELAQLRGKDPDYVRDQVMVQTRSVIPVYEDAVTLAVNAARPLLTGIDPAEIELLVVGTESAVDFSKPVSTWVQRFLGLGANCRNFEVKHACYSGTAALKTALFWLTANVRPGKKALVVSTDYSRMDGEEGFDFIGGGCAVAMLVSADPRVLLIDPAEAGYWTGEIADTFRPTSSVERADNQTSLYSYLDALEGAFEHYEHLAPSFDYLTGFKKHIYHAPFPGMVLQAHRTLLGRFGIGKAAVRESFEGKVAEGLYFARRLGTAYGASNFVSLLGLLASAPDLVAGDRLSLFAYGSGCQGEFYSAQVGPEASSLVRVLDLDRHLDTRYPLSIAHYEQIERERRRGIDQPNFLPDHPGLEHLYDKLYAGQGLLVLKGVSDYHRTYDWS is encoded by the coding sequence GTGCCCATCGGTATCGAAAAGATCAACCTCTACGCTGGACGCTTCGCCACGGACGCGGTGGAGCTTGCCCAGTTGCGCGGCAAAGATCCGGATTATGTCCGCGATCAGGTGATGGTCCAGACCCGTTCAGTGATTCCCGTCTACGAGGATGCGGTGACGCTGGCGGTGAACGCCGCCCGGCCCTTGCTCACAGGCATCGATCCCGCCGAAATCGAGCTGTTGGTCGTGGGCACCGAGTCGGCGGTCGATTTCAGCAAACCGGTCTCGACCTGGGTGCAGCGCTTTTTGGGCCTCGGGGCGAACTGCCGAAACTTTGAAGTCAAGCACGCCTGCTACAGCGGCACCGCCGCCCTCAAAACGGCACTTTTTTGGCTCACGGCGAACGTCCGGCCCGGCAAGAAGGCGCTGGTGGTGAGCACCGACTATTCGCGTATGGACGGCGAAGAAGGGTTCGACTTTATCGGCGGCGGCTGTGCAGTGGCAATGCTCGTGAGCGCCGATCCGCGAGTGCTGCTGATCGACCCGGCGGAAGCCGGGTACTGGACCGGGGAGATCGCCGACACCTTCCGGCCTACCAGCAGCGTCGAGCGGGCGGACAACCAGACCAGCCTCTACTCGTACCTCGACGCCCTCGAAGGGGCCTTCGAGCACTACGAGCACCTTGCCCCTTCCTTCGATTACCTGACGGGTTTCAAAAAACACATCTACCACGCCCCGTTTCCGGGCATGGTCCTCCAGGCGCACCGCACCCTCCTGGGCCGCTTCGGCATTGGAAAAGCTGCCGTCCGCGAGAGCTTCGAGGGCAAGGTGGCCGAAGGGCTCTACTTCGCGAGGCGGCTCGGCACCGCCTACGGCGCTTCTAACTTTGTTTCGCTCCTGGGCCTGCTTGCCAGTGCTCCGGATCTGGTAGCCGGAGACCGCCTTTCGCTCTTTGCCTACGGCTCCGGCTGCCAGGGCGAATTTTATAGCGCCCAGGTTGGACCGGAAGCCAGTTCCCTGGTGCGCGTCCTGGACCTCGACCGCCACCTGGATACGCGCTACCCGCTCAGCATCGCCCACTACGAGCAGATCGAGCGCGAGCGGCGGCGGGGGATCGACCAGCCCAACTTCCTCCCGGACCACCCTGGCCTGGAGCACCTCTACGACAAGCTCTACGCCGGACAGGGACTGCTGGTGCTGAAGGGCGTGTCCGACTACCACCGCACCTACGACTGGAGCTGA
- a CDS encoding enoyl-CoA hydratase/isomerase family protein, whose protein sequence is MNEAVRYELTGGIARIALVEAGGTVLNRASLVSLSTFLERAARDSRCRAVVLEAEPGEEFCRGLDLDWLLTAEADAPEQFHDCLTSLGTCSKPVIARIAGRVVGGGLGLVAACDIVIAASEASFQLSEVIVGMIPALIAPFLLTRLSPARLRALALGSRTLTAPEAWQWGLVDEVAQDDLDTACYRQIDRLLRSSPDALAATKRYLQKLRAPAAAELALARTELAAWLADPEHLEGIRAFAEGFAPPWFARRRRSRV, encoded by the coding sequence ATGAATGAAGCGGTGCGCTACGAACTGACGGGCGGCATTGCCCGCATTGCCCTGGTAGAGGCGGGGGGCACCGTTCTCAACCGCGCTTCGCTCGTCTCGCTGAGCACGTTTCTGGAGCGCGCCGCCAGGGACAGCCGTTGCCGGGCCGTCGTCCTGGAGGCGGAACCGGGGGAAGAATTTTGCCGGGGGCTGGATCTTGATTGGCTGCTCACTGCCGAGGCGGACGCGCCGGAGCAGTTCCACGACTGCCTGACGAGCCTCGGCACCTGCTCGAAGCCGGTGATCGCCCGCATTGCAGGCCGGGTCGTAGGGGGCGGATTGGGCCTGGTGGCTGCCTGCGACATCGTGATCGCCGCAAGCGAAGCGAGCTTTCAACTGAGCGAAGTGATCGTGGGCATGATCCCGGCCCTCATCGCGCCTTTTTTGCTCACCCGCCTGAGTCCCGCCCGCCTGCGCGCCCTGGCCCTTGGAAGCCGCACCCTTACGGCCCCCGAAGCCTGGCAGTGGGGACTGGTGGACGAAGTGGCTCAGGATGACCTGGATACGGCCTGCTACCGGCAGATCGACCGGCTGCTGCGCTCTTCTCCGGACGCCCTCGCCGCCACCAAGCGCTACCTGCAAAAGCTCAGGGCACCGGCTGCCGCTGAGCTGGCCCTTGCCCGCACGGAACTGGCCGCCTGGCTGGCCGACCCGGAGCATCTAGAAGGCATCCGCGCCTTTGCCGAGGGGTTCGCCCCGCCCTGGTTCGCACGCCGGAGGCGCAGCCGTGTCTGA
- a CDS encoding polyketide synthase, giving the protein MSDLLRISCLEEGIYRLQMDDPAAQNRLGHELAAQLCTALADLAQEPALRVLLLAGRADVFSAGGSLEVLEQLASRQMEERELFALPDRLLHFPMPVIAVLEGHAVGGGLVLALCCDLLVAASECRYGFNFTELGFTPGMGATTLLPLLVPSTLAAEMLLTARLFRGSELAARGLFNAVVPAAAVPDAALDLARRIALKPRHVLELLKETLALPRRQALQEAMVREQWMQRLCFNHPDTHRHIQENYLPASPPAQ; this is encoded by the coding sequence GTGTCTGATTTGCTTCGGATCAGCTGCCTCGAAGAGGGGATCTACCGGCTCCAGATGGACGACCCGGCAGCCCAGAACCGCCTCGGCCACGAACTGGCAGCCCAGTTGTGTACTGCCCTCGCGGATCTGGCCCAGGAACCGGCGCTCCGGGTGCTGCTCCTTGCTGGACGAGCGGACGTGTTCTCCGCCGGGGGCAGCCTGGAAGTCCTCGAACAGCTCGCCTCCCGCCAGATGGAGGAGCGCGAGCTATTTGCCCTGCCGGATCGGCTCTTGCACTTTCCAATGCCGGTGATTGCCGTCCTCGAAGGCCATGCCGTAGGCGGCGGCCTGGTGCTCGCCCTCTGCTGCGATCTGCTCGTGGCGGCGAGCGAATGCCGCTACGGCTTCAACTTCACCGAACTCGGTTTCACGCCGGGGATGGGCGCAACCACCCTGCTGCCGCTACTGGTCCCTTCCACCCTCGCCGCTGAAATGTTGCTCACCGCCCGGCTCTTTCGCGGCAGCGAACTGGCCGCCCGTGGCCTCTTCAACGCCGTCGTGCCGGCGGCTGCCGTTCCCGATGCGGCGCTGGACCTGGCACGGCGGATCGCCCTCAAGCCCCGGCATGTGCTGGAGCTATTGAAAGAAACCCTCGCCCTGCCCCGCCGCCAGGCGCTGCAGGAGGCGATGGTCCGCGAGCAGTGGATGCAGCGCCTCTGCTTTAACCATCCCGATACCCACCGCCACATTCAGGAGAATTACCTTCCCGCCTCCCCACCGGCGCAATAG
- a CDS encoding phosphopantetheine-binding protein, whose protein sequence is MDRHEAVLKILTKHIKLNVDGLEHTEIRPEKSMVDYGASSLDIVEIVSAAMRELKIKIPRTELAKVKNIGQLVDLFVAVEQAPA, encoded by the coding sequence ATGGACCGCCACGAAGCTGTGTTGAAGATCCTGACCAAACATATCAAGCTCAACGTCGATGGCCTCGAACACACCGAGATTCGCCCCGAAAAGTCGATGGTCGATTACGGGGCAAGCAGCCTCGATATCGTCGAGATCGTCTCGGCGGCGATGCGCGAGCTGAAGATCAAAATTCCGCGCACTGAACTGGCGAAAGTCAAGAATATCGGCCAGCTAGTGGACCTGTTTGTAGCGGTCGAGCAAGCGCCCGCATGA